Proteins from one Triticum aestivum cultivar Chinese Spring chromosome 7A, IWGSC CS RefSeq v2.1, whole genome shotgun sequence genomic window:
- the LOC123154001 gene encoding uncharacterized protein, producing the protein MYSLSERKAYSMPLPEPPISNWIGSSHGWLVTMDEKSDLMLLNPITGDKIALPPVTTMEHVKPVLNGDGVLEKYEVSFYHGKLPRVYSTPYGCSLDRCGEVVYIKAILSSDPSTGECIVMLIHQPYWQLSFAKVGDARWNWLQMHSFYADCIYHDGCFYAVTEEGAIDMYNLDGPSVIHRRILPDMVDVAQRYYILQAPWGDFLQIYKERDWDPEQPVGETYATAFEVYKVDFVEQKRVKMAGIGDCALFTGKRTTSCFSVKDHPGLMSNHVYYTHDDHEDLFDCEDDPRDIGVYDLENNSRTRLVGSSRLDVKPCVLYS; encoded by the coding sequence ATGTACAGTCTCTCCGAACGGAAGGCCTACTCCATGCCTCTCCCTGAACCTCCCATCAGCAACTGGATTGGCTCATCACACGGATGGCTAGTCACCATGGATGAAAAATCTGACCTGATGCTGCTCAACCCTATCACCGGTGACAAGATTGCACTCCCTCCCGTGACAACCATGGAGCATGTCAAACCTGTCCTAAACGGCGATGGGGTTCTTGAAAAGTACGAGGTGTCTTTCTACCACGGAAAGCTTCCGAGGGTGTACAGTACACCATATGGATGTTCTTTGGATAGGTGCGGTGAAGTTGTCTACATAAAGGCGATTTTATCGTCTGATCCATCAACAGGTGAATGCATTGTCATGCTCATCCATCAGCCGTACTGGCAGCTCTCGTTCGCCAAAGTGGGAGATGCTCGGTGGAACTGGCTCCAAATGCATAGTTTCTACGCAGATTGCATATACCATGATGGCTGTTTCTATGCAGTGACTGAAGAAGGCGCGATCGATATGTACAATCTGGATGGACCATCCGTCATCCACAGAAGGATTTTACCAGATATGGTTGACGTGGCCCAGAGGTACTACATTCTTCAGGCACCATGGGGAGATTTTCTCCAAATCTACAAGGAGAGGGACTGGGATCCTGAACAACCGGTTGGTGAGACGTATGCAACCGCTTTCGAAGTGTACAAGGTTGATTTTGTCGAGCAAAAGCGTGTTAAGATGGCAGGGATAGGTGACTGTGCGTTGTTTACTGGGAAACGCACGACATCTTGCTTTAGCGTGAAAGATCATCCAGGCTTGATGTCAAACCATGTATATTATACTCATGATGATCATGAAGATTTATTCGACTGCGAAGATGATCCCCGTGACATAGGGGTGTACGACTTGGAGAACAATAGCAGGACCAGGTTGGTTGGATCATCCAGGCTTGATGTCAAACCATGTGTATTATACTCATGA